Proteins encoded by one window of Glycine soja cultivar W05 chromosome 15, ASM419377v2, whole genome shotgun sequence:
- the LOC114386609 gene encoding starch synthase 3, chloroplastic/amyloplastic-like isoform X3, with the protein MEMSLQLNCKTVFPYRGGDCVSGVLPRRHSVTFTSGYICSPCKAGWGVSFFRASADFSRKRQQKKVPVARTKGTAGKGFVPSKKSTRVKKGDTLTSVVSEVSGGDKKQTVDVNVDADKEGELEFSQEEKFEAVDRIDEIVRDVGELSLLDETAGELLLLDESNEANISVIDEDDEVLELRKEEIPYNGGVGIVEGSSEEGLFDRARIDENVKETDTDGEITEEAVEESSSAADDRINEEAARLLKLELEANQRRQEIERIAEEKLSQGMKLFVYPPVVKPDQDIELFLNKNLSTLSEEPDILIMGAFNDWKWKSFSIRLNKSHLKGDWWSCQLYVPKEAYKVDFVFFNEQNVYDNNDQKDFCIPVDGGMDALAFEDFLLEEKRKELEELAWAQAERERQAEEQRRMEADRAAKEEDRARAKAEVGRMRETLPQLLKNAVKSIDNVWYIEPSEFKGNELIRLYYNRSSGPLANANEIWIHGGHNNWKYGLSIVERLVKSVLKGGEWWYADVVVPDQALVLDWVFADGPPKKAVVYDNNRKQDFHAIVPMAIPDEQYWVEEEQQIYRKFQEERRLREEAIRAKAGKTAQMKAETKERTLKRFLLSQKHIVFTDPLDVQAGSTVTVFYNPSNTNLNGKPEVWFRCSFNRWSHRNGPLPPQRMLPAENGTHVKASVKVPLDAYMMDFVFSESEHGGVFDNKFGMDYHIPVFGGIVKEPPLHIIHIAVEMAPIAKVGGLGDVVTSLSRAVQDLNHNVDIILPKYDCLNLSNVKDFDYHKSYSWGGTEIKVWHGKVEGLSVYFLEPQNGFFQVGCVYGRGNDGERFGFFCHAALEFLLQSGFHPDIIHCHDWSSAPAAWLFKDNYAHYGLSKARVVFTIHNLEFGAHSIGKAMAHADKATTVSPTYSREIAGNPLIAPHLHKFHGIINGIDPDIWDPYNDKFIPESYSSKNVVEGKRASKEALQQRLSLKKADLPLVGIITRLTHQKGIHLIKHAIWRTLERGGQVVLLGSAPDPRIQNDFVNLANELHSAHHDRARLCLAYDEPLSHLIYAGADFILVPSIFEPCGLTQLTAMRYGSVPVVRKTGGLYDTVFDVDHDKDRAQAQGLEPNGFSFDGADTGGVDYALNRAISAWYEGRDWFNSLCKRVMEQDWSWNRPALDYLELYHAARKAE; encoded by the exons ATGGAGATGTCTCTGCAGCTAAACTGCAAAACGGTGTTTCCCTACAGAGGCGGTGATTGTGTTTCTGGCGTATTACCTCGTCGTCATTCAGTAACGTTTACGAGTGGTTACATA TGTTCACCGTGCAAAGCAGGTTGGGGTGTTTCGTTCTTCCGTGCCAGTGCAG ATTTTTCTCGGAAGAGGCAACAGAAGAAGGTGCCAGTTGCAAGGACCAAGGGCACTGCTGGAAAGGGTTTTGTCCCAAGCAAAAAGAGTACAAGAGTGAAGAAGGGAGACACGTTAACTTCAGTAGTGAGTGAGGTTTCAGGGGGTGATAAAAAGCAAACAGTTGATGTCAATGTTGATGCTGATAAAGAAGGGGAACTTGAATTCTCCCAAGAGGAGAAGTTTGAGGCTGTAGATAGAATTGACGAAATTGTCAGGGATGTGGGGGAGTTATCGTTGTTAGATGAGACGGCGGGGGAGTTATTATTGTTGGATGAGAGCAATGAAGCTAATATTTCTGTAATTGATGAGGATGATGAGGTTCTTGAGTTGCGGAAGGAGGAGATTCCTTACAATGGAGGTGTTGGGATTGTTGAAGGTTCTTCGGAAGAAGGTTTGTTTGACCGTGCACGAATTGATGAAAATGTTAAAGAAACAGATACTGATGGTGAAATAACTGAGGAAGCTGTTGAGGAATCAAGCAGTGCTGCTGATGATAGAATAAATGAGGAAGCTGCTAGGCTGTTGAAGTTAGAGTTGGAAGCAAATCAGCGCAGGCAGGAGATAGAGAGGATTGCAGAGGAAAAACTTTCACAAGGGATGAAGCTGTTTGTATATCCTCCTGTGGTTAAACCTGATCAAGATATAGAACTTTTCCTTAACAAGAACCTTTCAACACTAAGTGAGGAGCCAGACATTCTGATCATGGGGGCATTCAATGATTGGAAGTGGAAATCTTTTTCCATTAGGTTGAATAAGTCACATCTCAAGGGAGATTGGTGGTCTTGCCAATTATATGTGCCAAAAGAAGCCTACAAGGTAGACTTTGTGTTCTTCAATGAACAAAATGTCTATGACAATAATGACCAAAAAGACTTCTGCATACCCGTTGATGGAGGAATGGATGCATTAGCATTTGAAGATTTCTTGCTTGAGGAGAAACGTAAAGAATTAGAAGAACTTGCTTGGGCACAAGCTGAAAGGGAAAGACAAGCTGAAGAGCAAAGGCGAATGGAGGCAGACAGAGCTGCAAAGGAAGAGGACAGGGCACGGGCGAAGGCGGAGGTTGGAAGAATGCGAGAAACATTGCCACAATTGTTGAAAAATGCTGTAAAGTCCATTGATAATGTTTGGTATATTGAACCTAGTGAATTCAAAGGCAATGAATTGATCAGATTATATTATAACAGAAGCTCAGGTCCTCTTGCAAATGCTAATGAAATATGGATTCATGGTGGGCACAATAATTGGAAGTATGGATTATCAATCGTTGAAAGGCTTGTCAAGTCTGTTCTAAAAGGAGGTGAATGGTGGTATGCTGATG TTGTTGTACCTGACCAAGCTCTTGTCCTGGATTGGGTCTTTGCTGATGGTCCACCTAAGAAGGCAGTTGTATATGATAACAATCGTAAACAAGATTTCCATGCCATTGTCCCTATGGCTATACCTGATGAACAGTATTGGGTTGAGGAAGAGCAGCAGATATACAGAAAATTTCAGGAGGAAAGGAGGTTAAGAGAGGAAGCGATACGTGCAAAG GCTGGAAAAACAGCACAGATGAAAGCTGAAACAAAGGAAAGAACTCTGAAAAGATTTTTGCTTTCTCAAAAGCATATTGTATTCACTGACCCTCTTGATGTTCAAGCAGGGAGCACAGTGACAGTATTCTATAACCCCTCCAACACAAATCTGAATGGCAAACCTGAGGTTTGGTTTAGATGTTCATTTAATCGTTGGTCTCACCGTAATGGTCCATTGCCACCTCAGAGAATGTTACCTGCTGAGAATGGCACTCACGTCAAAGCCTCTG TTAAGGTTCCACTGGATGCATACATGATGGACTTTGTATTCTCTGAGAGTGAACATGGTGGAGTTTTTGATAACAAATTCGGAATGGATTATCACATACCAGTTTTTGGAGGTATTGTAAAGGAACCACCTTTGCATATCATCCATATTGCTGTGGAGATGGCCCCAATTGCAAAA GTTGGAGGCCTTGGTGATGTTGTTACTAGTCTATCCCGGGCTGTTCAGGATTTAAATCACAATGTGGACATCATTCTTCCAAAGTATGACTGCTTGAACCTTAGCAAT GTAAAGGATTTTGACTATCACAAAAGCTATTCCTGGGGAGGGACTGAAATAAAAGTATGGCATGGAAAAGTTGAAGGCCTCTCTGTCTACTTTTTGGAGCCTCAAAATGG ATTCTTTCAGGTTGGCTGTGTATATGGTCGTGGGAATGATGGAGAGAGATTTGGTTTTTTTTGTCATGCCGCTCTCGAGTTTCTACTCCAAAGTGGATTTCATCCT GATATCATCCACTGCCATGATTGGTCAAGTGCTCCGGCTGCTTGGCTATTTAAAGACAACTATGCACATTATGGTCTTAGTAAAGCACGAGTTGTCTTCACAATTCATAACCTTGAATTTGGAGCCCATTCCATTGGAAAAGCTATGGCACATGCTGACAAAGCTACAACT GTCTCCCCCACATATTCAAGAGAGATTGCTGGTAATCCTTTAATTGCTCCTCATCTTCACAAGTTCCATGGTATAATAAATGGAATCGACCCAGATATATGGGACCCGTATAATGATAAATTCATTCCT GAATCATACTCATcaaaaaatgttgttgaaggAAAAAGAGCTTCCAAGGAAGCCTTGCAACAAAGGCTTAGTTTAAAAAAAGCTGATCTTCCTTTAGTGGGAATTATTACTCGATTGACTCATCAGAAAGGAATCCATCTCATCAAACATGCCATATGGCGCACCCTAGAACGTGGTGGACAG GTTGTATTACTTGGTTCAGCTCCAGATCCTCGTATCCAAAATGATTTTGTGAATTTGGCCAATGAATTGCATTCTGCTCATCATGATCGTGCTAGACTTTGCCTTGCATATGATGAGCCTCTTTCACACTTG ATATATGCTGGTGCTGATTTCATTCTAGTTCCTTCAATCTTTGAGCCATGTGGACTCACTCAACTCACAGCAATGAGATATGGTTCAGTACCTGTTGTTCGAAAAACTGGAG GACTTTACGATACAGTATTTGACGTTGATCATGATAAGGATAGAGCACAAGCACAAGGTCTTGAGCCAAATGGATTTAGTTTTGATGGAGCTGATACTGGAGGTGTTGATTATGCTCTCAATAG GGCAATATCAGCATGGTATGAAGGCCGTGATTGGTTTAACAGTTTATGCAAAAGGGTGATGGAGCAAGACTGGTCTTGGAACCGGCCTGCTCTTGACTATTTGGAGCTTTACCATGCAGCACGCAAAGCAGAATGA
- the LOC114386609 gene encoding starch synthase 3, chloroplastic/amyloplastic-like isoform X1: MEMSLQLNCKTVFPYRGGDCVSGVLPRRHSVTFTSGYICSPCKAGWGVSFFRASADFSRKRQQKKVPVARTKGTAGKGFVPSKKSTRVKKGDTLTSVVSEVSGGDKKQTVDVNVDADKEGELEFSQEEKFEAVDRIDEIVRDVGELSLLDETAGELLLLDESNEANISVIDEDDEVLELRKEEIPYNGGVGIVEGSSEEGLFDRARIDENVKETDTDGEITEEAVEESSSAADDRINEEAARLLKLELEANQRRQEIERIAEEKLSQGMKLFVYPPVVKPDQDIELFLNKNLSTLSEEPDILIMGAFNDWKWKSFSIRLNKSHLKGDWWSCQLYVPKEAYKVDFVFFNEQNVYDNNDQKDFCIPVDGGMDALAFEDFLLEEKRKELEELAWAQAERERQAEEQRRMEADRAAKEEDRARAKAEVGRMRETLPQLLKNAVKSIDNVWYIEPSEFKGNELIRLYYNRSSGPLANANEIWIHGGHNNWKYGLSIVERLVKSVLKGGEWWYADVVVPDQALVLDWVFADGPPKKAVVYDNNRKQDFHAIVPMAIPDEQYWVEEEQQIYRKFQEERRLREEAIRAKAGKTAQMKAETKERTLKRFLLSQKHIVFTDPLDVQAGSTVTVFYNPSNTNLNGKPEVWFRCSFNRWSHRNGPLPPQRMLPAENGTHVKASVKVPLDAYMMDFVFSESEHGGVFDNKFGMDYHIPVFGGIVKEPPLHIIHIAVEMAPIAKVGGLGDVVTSLSRAVQDLNHNVDIILPKYDCLNLSNHHWHAWLPMQVKDFDYHKSYSWGGTEIKVWHGKVEGLSVYFLEPQNGFFQVGCVYGRGNDGERFGFFCHAALEFLLQSGFHPDIIHCHDWSSAPAAWLFKDNYAHYGLSKARVVFTIHNLEFGAHSIGKAMAHADKATTVSPTYSREIAGNPLIAPHLHKFHGIINGIDPDIWDPYNDKFIPESYSSKNVVEGKRASKEALQQRLSLKKADLPLVGIITRLTHQKGIHLIKHAIWRTLERGGQVVLLGSAPDPRIQNDFVNLANELHSAHHDRARLCLAYDEPLSHLIYAGADFILVPSIFEPCGLTQLTAMRYGSVPVVRKTGGLYDTVFDVDHDKDRAQAQGLEPNGFSFDGADTGGVDYALNRAISAWYEGRDWFNSLCKRVMEQDWSWNRPALDYLELYHAARKAE; encoded by the exons ATGGAGATGTCTCTGCAGCTAAACTGCAAAACGGTGTTTCCCTACAGAGGCGGTGATTGTGTTTCTGGCGTATTACCTCGTCGTCATTCAGTAACGTTTACGAGTGGTTACATA TGTTCACCGTGCAAAGCAGGTTGGGGTGTTTCGTTCTTCCGTGCCAGTGCAG ATTTTTCTCGGAAGAGGCAACAGAAGAAGGTGCCAGTTGCAAGGACCAAGGGCACTGCTGGAAAGGGTTTTGTCCCAAGCAAAAAGAGTACAAGAGTGAAGAAGGGAGACACGTTAACTTCAGTAGTGAGTGAGGTTTCAGGGGGTGATAAAAAGCAAACAGTTGATGTCAATGTTGATGCTGATAAAGAAGGGGAACTTGAATTCTCCCAAGAGGAGAAGTTTGAGGCTGTAGATAGAATTGACGAAATTGTCAGGGATGTGGGGGAGTTATCGTTGTTAGATGAGACGGCGGGGGAGTTATTATTGTTGGATGAGAGCAATGAAGCTAATATTTCTGTAATTGATGAGGATGATGAGGTTCTTGAGTTGCGGAAGGAGGAGATTCCTTACAATGGAGGTGTTGGGATTGTTGAAGGTTCTTCGGAAGAAGGTTTGTTTGACCGTGCACGAATTGATGAAAATGTTAAAGAAACAGATACTGATGGTGAAATAACTGAGGAAGCTGTTGAGGAATCAAGCAGTGCTGCTGATGATAGAATAAATGAGGAAGCTGCTAGGCTGTTGAAGTTAGAGTTGGAAGCAAATCAGCGCAGGCAGGAGATAGAGAGGATTGCAGAGGAAAAACTTTCACAAGGGATGAAGCTGTTTGTATATCCTCCTGTGGTTAAACCTGATCAAGATATAGAACTTTTCCTTAACAAGAACCTTTCAACACTAAGTGAGGAGCCAGACATTCTGATCATGGGGGCATTCAATGATTGGAAGTGGAAATCTTTTTCCATTAGGTTGAATAAGTCACATCTCAAGGGAGATTGGTGGTCTTGCCAATTATATGTGCCAAAAGAAGCCTACAAGGTAGACTTTGTGTTCTTCAATGAACAAAATGTCTATGACAATAATGACCAAAAAGACTTCTGCATACCCGTTGATGGAGGAATGGATGCATTAGCATTTGAAGATTTCTTGCTTGAGGAGAAACGTAAAGAATTAGAAGAACTTGCTTGGGCACAAGCTGAAAGGGAAAGACAAGCTGAAGAGCAAAGGCGAATGGAGGCAGACAGAGCTGCAAAGGAAGAGGACAGGGCACGGGCGAAGGCGGAGGTTGGAAGAATGCGAGAAACATTGCCACAATTGTTGAAAAATGCTGTAAAGTCCATTGATAATGTTTGGTATATTGAACCTAGTGAATTCAAAGGCAATGAATTGATCAGATTATATTATAACAGAAGCTCAGGTCCTCTTGCAAATGCTAATGAAATATGGATTCATGGTGGGCACAATAATTGGAAGTATGGATTATCAATCGTTGAAAGGCTTGTCAAGTCTGTTCTAAAAGGAGGTGAATGGTGGTATGCTGATG TTGTTGTACCTGACCAAGCTCTTGTCCTGGATTGGGTCTTTGCTGATGGTCCACCTAAGAAGGCAGTTGTATATGATAACAATCGTAAACAAGATTTCCATGCCATTGTCCCTATGGCTATACCTGATGAACAGTATTGGGTTGAGGAAGAGCAGCAGATATACAGAAAATTTCAGGAGGAAAGGAGGTTAAGAGAGGAAGCGATACGTGCAAAG GCTGGAAAAACAGCACAGATGAAAGCTGAAACAAAGGAAAGAACTCTGAAAAGATTTTTGCTTTCTCAAAAGCATATTGTATTCACTGACCCTCTTGATGTTCAAGCAGGGAGCACAGTGACAGTATTCTATAACCCCTCCAACACAAATCTGAATGGCAAACCTGAGGTTTGGTTTAGATGTTCATTTAATCGTTGGTCTCACCGTAATGGTCCATTGCCACCTCAGAGAATGTTACCTGCTGAGAATGGCACTCACGTCAAAGCCTCTG TTAAGGTTCCACTGGATGCATACATGATGGACTTTGTATTCTCTGAGAGTGAACATGGTGGAGTTTTTGATAACAAATTCGGAATGGATTATCACATACCAGTTTTTGGAGGTATTGTAAAGGAACCACCTTTGCATATCATCCATATTGCTGTGGAGATGGCCCCAATTGCAAAA GTTGGAGGCCTTGGTGATGTTGTTACTAGTCTATCCCGGGCTGTTCAGGATTTAAATCACAATGTGGACATCATTCTTCCAAAGTATGACTGCTTGAACCTTAGCAAT CATCATTGGCATGCATGGCTCCCAATGCAGGTAAAGGATTTTGACTATCACAAAAGCTATTCCTGGGGAGGGACTGAAATAAAAGTATGGCATGGAAAAGTTGAAGGCCTCTCTGTCTACTTTTTGGAGCCTCAAAATGG ATTCTTTCAGGTTGGCTGTGTATATGGTCGTGGGAATGATGGAGAGAGATTTGGTTTTTTTTGTCATGCCGCTCTCGAGTTTCTACTCCAAAGTGGATTTCATCCT GATATCATCCACTGCCATGATTGGTCAAGTGCTCCGGCTGCTTGGCTATTTAAAGACAACTATGCACATTATGGTCTTAGTAAAGCACGAGTTGTCTTCACAATTCATAACCTTGAATTTGGAGCCCATTCCATTGGAAAAGCTATGGCACATGCTGACAAAGCTACAACT GTCTCCCCCACATATTCAAGAGAGATTGCTGGTAATCCTTTAATTGCTCCTCATCTTCACAAGTTCCATGGTATAATAAATGGAATCGACCCAGATATATGGGACCCGTATAATGATAAATTCATTCCT GAATCATACTCATcaaaaaatgttgttgaaggAAAAAGAGCTTCCAAGGAAGCCTTGCAACAAAGGCTTAGTTTAAAAAAAGCTGATCTTCCTTTAGTGGGAATTATTACTCGATTGACTCATCAGAAAGGAATCCATCTCATCAAACATGCCATATGGCGCACCCTAGAACGTGGTGGACAG GTTGTATTACTTGGTTCAGCTCCAGATCCTCGTATCCAAAATGATTTTGTGAATTTGGCCAATGAATTGCATTCTGCTCATCATGATCGTGCTAGACTTTGCCTTGCATATGATGAGCCTCTTTCACACTTG ATATATGCTGGTGCTGATTTCATTCTAGTTCCTTCAATCTTTGAGCCATGTGGACTCACTCAACTCACAGCAATGAGATATGGTTCAGTACCTGTTGTTCGAAAAACTGGAG GACTTTACGATACAGTATTTGACGTTGATCATGATAAGGATAGAGCACAAGCACAAGGTCTTGAGCCAAATGGATTTAGTTTTGATGGAGCTGATACTGGAGGTGTTGATTATGCTCTCAATAG GGCAATATCAGCATGGTATGAAGGCCGTGATTGGTTTAACAGTTTATGCAAAAGGGTGATGGAGCAAGACTGGTCTTGGAACCGGCCTGCTCTTGACTATTTGGAGCTTTACCATGCAGCACGCAAAGCAGAATGA
- the LOC114386609 gene encoding starch synthase 3, chloroplastic/amyloplastic-like isoform X2 — protein sequence MEMSLQLNCKTVFPYRGGDCVSGVLPRRHSCSPCKAGWGVSFFRASADFSRKRQQKKVPVARTKGTAGKGFVPSKKSTRVKKGDTLTSVVSEVSGGDKKQTVDVNVDADKEGELEFSQEEKFEAVDRIDEIVRDVGELSLLDETAGELLLLDESNEANISVIDEDDEVLELRKEEIPYNGGVGIVEGSSEEGLFDRARIDENVKETDTDGEITEEAVEESSSAADDRINEEAARLLKLELEANQRRQEIERIAEEKLSQGMKLFVYPPVVKPDQDIELFLNKNLSTLSEEPDILIMGAFNDWKWKSFSIRLNKSHLKGDWWSCQLYVPKEAYKVDFVFFNEQNVYDNNDQKDFCIPVDGGMDALAFEDFLLEEKRKELEELAWAQAERERQAEEQRRMEADRAAKEEDRARAKAEVGRMRETLPQLLKNAVKSIDNVWYIEPSEFKGNELIRLYYNRSSGPLANANEIWIHGGHNNWKYGLSIVERLVKSVLKGGEWWYADVVVPDQALVLDWVFADGPPKKAVVYDNNRKQDFHAIVPMAIPDEQYWVEEEQQIYRKFQEERRLREEAIRAKAGKTAQMKAETKERTLKRFLLSQKHIVFTDPLDVQAGSTVTVFYNPSNTNLNGKPEVWFRCSFNRWSHRNGPLPPQRMLPAENGTHVKASVKVPLDAYMMDFVFSESEHGGVFDNKFGMDYHIPVFGGIVKEPPLHIIHIAVEMAPIAKVGGLGDVVTSLSRAVQDLNHNVDIILPKYDCLNLSNHHWHAWLPMQVKDFDYHKSYSWGGTEIKVWHGKVEGLSVYFLEPQNGFFQVGCVYGRGNDGERFGFFCHAALEFLLQSGFHPDIIHCHDWSSAPAAWLFKDNYAHYGLSKARVVFTIHNLEFGAHSIGKAMAHADKATTVSPTYSREIAGNPLIAPHLHKFHGIINGIDPDIWDPYNDKFIPESYSSKNVVEGKRASKEALQQRLSLKKADLPLVGIITRLTHQKGIHLIKHAIWRTLERGGQVVLLGSAPDPRIQNDFVNLANELHSAHHDRARLCLAYDEPLSHLIYAGADFILVPSIFEPCGLTQLTAMRYGSVPVVRKTGGLYDTVFDVDHDKDRAQAQGLEPNGFSFDGADTGGVDYALNRAISAWYEGRDWFNSLCKRVMEQDWSWNRPALDYLELYHAARKAE from the exons ATGGAGATGTCTCTGCAGCTAAACTGCAAAACGGTGTTTCCCTACAGAGGCGGTGATTGTGTTTCTGGCGTATTACCTCGTCGTCATTCA TGTTCACCGTGCAAAGCAGGTTGGGGTGTTTCGTTCTTCCGTGCCAGTGCAG ATTTTTCTCGGAAGAGGCAACAGAAGAAGGTGCCAGTTGCAAGGACCAAGGGCACTGCTGGAAAGGGTTTTGTCCCAAGCAAAAAGAGTACAAGAGTGAAGAAGGGAGACACGTTAACTTCAGTAGTGAGTGAGGTTTCAGGGGGTGATAAAAAGCAAACAGTTGATGTCAATGTTGATGCTGATAAAGAAGGGGAACTTGAATTCTCCCAAGAGGAGAAGTTTGAGGCTGTAGATAGAATTGACGAAATTGTCAGGGATGTGGGGGAGTTATCGTTGTTAGATGAGACGGCGGGGGAGTTATTATTGTTGGATGAGAGCAATGAAGCTAATATTTCTGTAATTGATGAGGATGATGAGGTTCTTGAGTTGCGGAAGGAGGAGATTCCTTACAATGGAGGTGTTGGGATTGTTGAAGGTTCTTCGGAAGAAGGTTTGTTTGACCGTGCACGAATTGATGAAAATGTTAAAGAAACAGATACTGATGGTGAAATAACTGAGGAAGCTGTTGAGGAATCAAGCAGTGCTGCTGATGATAGAATAAATGAGGAAGCTGCTAGGCTGTTGAAGTTAGAGTTGGAAGCAAATCAGCGCAGGCAGGAGATAGAGAGGATTGCAGAGGAAAAACTTTCACAAGGGATGAAGCTGTTTGTATATCCTCCTGTGGTTAAACCTGATCAAGATATAGAACTTTTCCTTAACAAGAACCTTTCAACACTAAGTGAGGAGCCAGACATTCTGATCATGGGGGCATTCAATGATTGGAAGTGGAAATCTTTTTCCATTAGGTTGAATAAGTCACATCTCAAGGGAGATTGGTGGTCTTGCCAATTATATGTGCCAAAAGAAGCCTACAAGGTAGACTTTGTGTTCTTCAATGAACAAAATGTCTATGACAATAATGACCAAAAAGACTTCTGCATACCCGTTGATGGAGGAATGGATGCATTAGCATTTGAAGATTTCTTGCTTGAGGAGAAACGTAAAGAATTAGAAGAACTTGCTTGGGCACAAGCTGAAAGGGAAAGACAAGCTGAAGAGCAAAGGCGAATGGAGGCAGACAGAGCTGCAAAGGAAGAGGACAGGGCACGGGCGAAGGCGGAGGTTGGAAGAATGCGAGAAACATTGCCACAATTGTTGAAAAATGCTGTAAAGTCCATTGATAATGTTTGGTATATTGAACCTAGTGAATTCAAAGGCAATGAATTGATCAGATTATATTATAACAGAAGCTCAGGTCCTCTTGCAAATGCTAATGAAATATGGATTCATGGTGGGCACAATAATTGGAAGTATGGATTATCAATCGTTGAAAGGCTTGTCAAGTCTGTTCTAAAAGGAGGTGAATGGTGGTATGCTGATG TTGTTGTACCTGACCAAGCTCTTGTCCTGGATTGGGTCTTTGCTGATGGTCCACCTAAGAAGGCAGTTGTATATGATAACAATCGTAAACAAGATTTCCATGCCATTGTCCCTATGGCTATACCTGATGAACAGTATTGGGTTGAGGAAGAGCAGCAGATATACAGAAAATTTCAGGAGGAAAGGAGGTTAAGAGAGGAAGCGATACGTGCAAAG GCTGGAAAAACAGCACAGATGAAAGCTGAAACAAAGGAAAGAACTCTGAAAAGATTTTTGCTTTCTCAAAAGCATATTGTATTCACTGACCCTCTTGATGTTCAAGCAGGGAGCACAGTGACAGTATTCTATAACCCCTCCAACACAAATCTGAATGGCAAACCTGAGGTTTGGTTTAGATGTTCATTTAATCGTTGGTCTCACCGTAATGGTCCATTGCCACCTCAGAGAATGTTACCTGCTGAGAATGGCACTCACGTCAAAGCCTCTG TTAAGGTTCCACTGGATGCATACATGATGGACTTTGTATTCTCTGAGAGTGAACATGGTGGAGTTTTTGATAACAAATTCGGAATGGATTATCACATACCAGTTTTTGGAGGTATTGTAAAGGAACCACCTTTGCATATCATCCATATTGCTGTGGAGATGGCCCCAATTGCAAAA GTTGGAGGCCTTGGTGATGTTGTTACTAGTCTATCCCGGGCTGTTCAGGATTTAAATCACAATGTGGACATCATTCTTCCAAAGTATGACTGCTTGAACCTTAGCAAT CATCATTGGCATGCATGGCTCCCAATGCAGGTAAAGGATTTTGACTATCACAAAAGCTATTCCTGGGGAGGGACTGAAATAAAAGTATGGCATGGAAAAGTTGAAGGCCTCTCTGTCTACTTTTTGGAGCCTCAAAATGG ATTCTTTCAGGTTGGCTGTGTATATGGTCGTGGGAATGATGGAGAGAGATTTGGTTTTTTTTGTCATGCCGCTCTCGAGTTTCTACTCCAAAGTGGATTTCATCCT GATATCATCCACTGCCATGATTGGTCAAGTGCTCCGGCTGCTTGGCTATTTAAAGACAACTATGCACATTATGGTCTTAGTAAAGCACGAGTTGTCTTCACAATTCATAACCTTGAATTTGGAGCCCATTCCATTGGAAAAGCTATGGCACATGCTGACAAAGCTACAACT GTCTCCCCCACATATTCAAGAGAGATTGCTGGTAATCCTTTAATTGCTCCTCATCTTCACAAGTTCCATGGTATAATAAATGGAATCGACCCAGATATATGGGACCCGTATAATGATAAATTCATTCCT GAATCATACTCATcaaaaaatgttgttgaaggAAAAAGAGCTTCCAAGGAAGCCTTGCAACAAAGGCTTAGTTTAAAAAAAGCTGATCTTCCTTTAGTGGGAATTATTACTCGATTGACTCATCAGAAAGGAATCCATCTCATCAAACATGCCATATGGCGCACCCTAGAACGTGGTGGACAG GTTGTATTACTTGGTTCAGCTCCAGATCCTCGTATCCAAAATGATTTTGTGAATTTGGCCAATGAATTGCATTCTGCTCATCATGATCGTGCTAGACTTTGCCTTGCATATGATGAGCCTCTTTCACACTTG ATATATGCTGGTGCTGATTTCATTCTAGTTCCTTCAATCTTTGAGCCATGTGGACTCACTCAACTCACAGCAATGAGATATGGTTCAGTACCTGTTGTTCGAAAAACTGGAG GACTTTACGATACAGTATTTGACGTTGATCATGATAAGGATAGAGCACAAGCACAAGGTCTTGAGCCAAATGGATTTAGTTTTGATGGAGCTGATACTGGAGGTGTTGATTATGCTCTCAATAG GGCAATATCAGCATGGTATGAAGGCCGTGATTGGTTTAACAGTTTATGCAAAAGGGTGATGGAGCAAGACTGGTCTTGGAACCGGCCTGCTCTTGACTATTTGGAGCTTTACCATGCAGCACGCAAAGCAGAATGA
- the LOC114387833 gene encoding uncharacterized protein LOC114387833, with protein MIVLFLLQKVQELVDGVLYNIGAAGSYNFKHVIKGLRYWYGSIRRQCFMISKLSYLIEPCQYHMQTLIMACNNWQLANTLKMSRDLLTWCSKQPSLEPSSSYESFFRVSVMINFLEWGTHQQHGKKKSNEAKEKFLHI; from the exons AtgattgttttgtttcttcttcagaAAGTGCAGGAACTTGTTGATGGGGTTCTCTACAACATTGGTGCTGCTGGTTCTTATAACTTCAAACATGTAATTAAGGGCCTGAGATATTGGTACGGTTCAATCAGAAGGCAGTGCTTTATGATTTCAAAGCTCTCTTATTTGATTGAGCCGTGCCAATATCACATGCAAACTTTGATCATGGCTTGTAACAATTGGCAGCTAGCTAACACATTAAAG ATGTCTCGGGATCTTCTAACTTGGTGTAGCAAGCAACCATCGTTGGAACCTAGTTCATCTTATGAAAGTTTTTTCCGCGTGTCCGTGATGATCAATTTCTTGGAGTGGG GCACGCATCAACAACATGGAAAAAAGAAGAGTAATGAAGCAAAGGAGAAATTTCTGCATATTTGA